In Candidatus Bathyarchaeota archaeon, one DNA window encodes the following:
- the uppS gene encoding polyprenyl diphosphate synthase produces MLTKILSVIGAYKLYEKWLWDQVKNGEKVEHIAIVLDGNRRWANQKELNPWLGHKKGADTVEELLEWCQKLGVKFITLYAFSTENFKRTSDEVDEIMRIAMERFRKLLTDERIHKNKVHVKVIGRVNLLPEDLQKLISEVEQATADYDNQFLNFAFAYGGRAEIVDAAKVIAEKVKDGGLQIKDIDEELFEKYLYTAHMTKQEPDLIIRTSGEERLSGFLLWQSAYSELAFLDVYWPDFRFIDLLRIIRTFQKRKRRFGA; encoded by the coding sequence GTGCTTACAAAAATTCTCTCTGTCATCGGAGCATACAAACTGTATGAGAAATGGCTTTGGGACCAAGTTAAAAACGGCGAAAAAGTAGAACACATCGCAATTGTTTTGGATGGTAACAGGCGCTGGGCAAACCAAAAAGAGCTCAATCCGTGGCTTGGGCATAAAAAAGGTGCAGATACCGTGGAGGAATTGCTGGAGTGGTGTCAAAAACTCGGTGTCAAATTCATTACGCTTTACGCGTTCTCCACTGAGAATTTTAAGCGTACCTCTGATGAAGTGGATGAGATTATGCGAATCGCTATGGAGCGTTTCCGTAAACTTCTCACGGATGAGCGTATTCACAAAAACAAGGTTCACGTCAAAGTCATCGGTCGGGTGAATTTGTTGCCAGAGGATTTGCAAAAACTCATAAGTGAAGTTGAGCAGGCAACGGCGGATTATGATAATCAGTTTTTGAATTTCGCATTTGCATATGGCGGCAGGGCAGAAATCGTAGATGCAGCAAAAGTTATTGCGGAGAAAGTAAAGGATGGCGGTTTGCAAATAAAGGATATTGATGAGGAACTGTTTGAAAAATACCTATACACCGCACATATGACCAAACAGGAACCCGACCTCATCATTCGAACCTCAGGCGAAGAGCGTCTGAGCGGCTTTTTGTTGTGGCAGTCGGCGTATAGTGAATTGGCGTTTTTGGATGTTTACTGGCCTGACTTTCGCTTTATTGATTTGTTGCGTATTATTCGTACTTTTCAGAAGCGTAAGCGTCGTTTCGGCGCATAA